ATAAAAAAGCCGGAGCAATATTATGCTCCGGCCTTTTTTATACTTCTTAAAGCTCCTGCGCCACCCCTTCGTCACGCTGCACATAACTTAAAAAGGTATAATAATTCTTCAGCGATTTCATCCTGGAACTTTCCAGATGCTCTTTGTAAAGGCGCACTGCCTCCCCCGGCCCCTGCATCAGCGCCATAAAAAGCCCTGTATGGGCCTTTTTAAAATCCTCTGGCTCCTGGCGCACCGCCTGGGGAATATCCTCCCAGGTGACCTCACGCATCACGTCCTCAATATTGCTCCAGGCCTGGATCACGGCTTTATTGCCGCTGGCCAGAATAATGCTGCCGCGAAAGTCGCTGTTGAGCTGCTGTATCTCCTCATGGGTATTGCGCTCATCCAGCATGCGGATCTTATTGACCACCTCGAAGATGCCCTCCATGTTCTTATCCCCACGGGCAACCTCCTCTACAGCCACCGTTTCCAGATAGGCGCGCAGGTCGTGATAATTGTCCATATCCGTGCGGCTCAGGCAGGATACCGTGCGCGTGCCGTTTTTGTGGGTGACGATCAGGCCCTCTTTCTCCAATACCATCAACGCGCCCCGTACCGCTGCGCGGCTGGCGTCGTACTTATCGGCCAGCTCCAGTTCGCGTATCTGCTGGCCGTCTTTATAGCGGTAACGGATAATGTCCCGGCGCAAAGCCCTTAGTATGTGCTGTACGCTGCCGCTGCGGGATAATGCGCCATTTCTCACGATCTAATCTCTCCGATCAATATACCTCAACGGTATTATTTGCCTTATTCTATCACGGCTTGATGAATAATGTCAACAATCCAAGTGCATAGTCTTGCATCGGAGATCCGTCTGACAAATTTACCGGCCGACCTGCTGGCGGGTATGCCGCACAAAGTTGCCATAGTTGTTCAGCGCCTTATCCCTGGAACTGGCCAGGTGCGCCTCATACGCTGCCACGGCCGTCTCCGGCCCCTGCATCAGGGTCATAAACAGGTCCAGGTGCCGCTTTTTAAAGTGTTCCACGTTGGTGTTGACCGCGCCGGGCAGGTCGGGCCAGGCGACCTCGCACATCACCTGCTCGATATTGGTCCAGGCGCCGATCACGGCCTTATTGCCGCTGGCGCGGGTGATGCTGCCGTGAAAATCGCTGTCCAGCTTCTGAATATCGCTCTGGGACGCCCCCTCATCCAACATACGGATCTTGTTGACCACCTCAAAGATGCCCTCCATATCCTTATCGCCCGCGGCCACCTGCTCCACCGCCACGGTCTCCAGGTGCGCGCGCAGGTCGTGGAACTCGCTCAAGTCCTTCTCGCTCAGGCAGGCGATGTTACGCGTGCCGTTGGGGTTGGCGATAATCAGCCCCTCTTTTTCCAGGATCATCAGCGCGCCCCGCACCGCTGCCCGGCTGACGCCGTACTCCTGCGCCAGTTCGATCTCCCGTACCTGCTGACCATCCTGATAGCGGTAAAAGATGATGTCCTTACGCAGAGCCTTGAGGATCGTCTGTACACTGTTGCTACGGGATAAAGCGCCGTTTTGCATAATCACAATTCTCCAATCATATCTAGCAATAATATTTAGCAGTTAGGATATAGTCTATTCTTAGCACATCCACAACAGATTGTCAACAAACGGATTTTTTCAATTATAAAAGGCGGAGCGCAAAACTCCGCCTTCTCGCTTTTGATTTATCCCACCCGCTTGGCTTTTACCTTCGGGGCGGTGACGATCTCTCCCGCCTTTTGCAGGGTAAATTTGGAGACCGCAGGGCCGATGATCTCGTAAATAAAGGTGGCGCACAGCACCACGGCGCGGATCACCTGCGCATACTCCGGCACGGCGGACTGGGCCACCAGCGTAAGGCCGATCGCCACGCCCGCCTGGGGGATCAGCGTGGGCCCCAGGTATTTTTGTACGGCCCTTGGCGCCTTCATGATCTTCGCGCCCAGCCATGCGCCGCCCATCTTGCCCGCCACGCGCATGACCACGTAACAAATGCCCACCACGCCGATGGTGGGGATGACCGAGAGCTCCAGCTCTGCGCCCGAAACGGCAAAGAACATCATAAACAGCGGCGGGGTGACAAAATCGGTAATGCGCATGATCGCATCCCCCTCCCGGCAGACGTTGACCATAACCCCGCCCAGCGCCATACAGGTGAGCAGCGCCGAAATATCCAGCAGGTTGGATAGTGCAATGGCGATAAATACGAACCCCACGATCAGGCACAGCCGGTTGGATTCCTTTTTAAACCACCGCAGCGGCACCACAAACAGCGCCCCCAGCACCGCGCCGATGCCCAGCGATTGCACGATCTCCCACACCGGCTCCAGGATGGAGAGCAGCATATTCTCCTGCACGCCGCCATTTAAGGATTTGGCGATGGTGACCGCAAAGCCAAAGGCGATCAGCGCCACCGCGTCGTCCAGCGCCACCACGCTCATCAGCGTTTCGGTCACCGGGCCCTTGGCCTTATACTGGCGCACCACCATGATGGTGGCCGCCGGTGCCGTAGCCGCAGCGATAGAGCCGATGACCAGGGAAAACGCCAGGTCGTTGCCCAGGGCCAGCATCCCTAACGTGACCGCCACGCTGGCAATCAGCGCCTCAAAGATGGCGATGACGATGGGCGTAAAGCCCACGCGCTTAAAATAACTCATCTTAAACTCGCTGCCGATGGAAAACGCGATGAATCCTAATGCCATATCCGAGATCAGGTGGAAATTTGTCACCGCCTCTTTGGGGATGATCCCCAGCACCGAGGGGCCCAAGATCAGCCCGGCTACCAGATACCCCGTTACGTTGGGCAGTTTGCATAATTTGGCCAGCCGCCCAAAGGCCAGCGCGCAAAATACGATAACCGCAAGATAAAACAATACACCCAGTTCCAACTTTTCTTCAACCCCTCTATTTTCGCACGCCCTCGACCAGATCAATGGGCAGGGTGAATACGATGCCGGTATCCGGCTTGTTCAAGTCGCCCACTACGCCCTGGATAACGGAAACGGCAGCGTGTACCTGTTCGTCCCGCAGCACCAGCAGCAGGGTACGGTTCTCCTCCCGTCCCGGGTCCAGCAGCGCCCGCAGCGAGCCGAAAAGCGGGCTTTCCTCATCGTTGCCGTG
Above is a genomic segment from Luoshenia tenuis containing:
- a CDS encoding cation:proton antiporter, giving the protein MELGVLFYLAVIVFCALAFGRLAKLCKLPNVTGYLVAGLILGPSVLGIIPKEAVTNFHLISDMALGFIAFSIGSEFKMSYFKRVGFTPIVIAIFEALIASVAVTLGMLALGNDLAFSLVIGSIAAATAPAATIMVVRQYKAKGPVTETLMSVVALDDAVALIAFGFAVTIAKSLNGGVQENMLLSILEPVWEIVQSLGIGAVLGALFVVPLRWFKKESNRLCLIVGFVFIAIALSNLLDISALLTCMALGGVMVNVCREGDAIMRITDFVTPPLFMMFFAVSGAELELSVIPTIGVVGICYVVMRVAGKMGGAWLGAKIMKAPRAVQKYLGPTLIPQAGVAIGLTLVAQSAVPEYAQVIRAVVLCATFIYEIIGPAVSKFTLQKAGEIVTAPKVKAKRVG
- a CDS encoding GntR family transcriptional regulator gives rise to the protein MQNGALSRSNSVQTILKALRKDIIFYRYQDGQQVREIELAQEYGVSRAAVRGALMILEKEGLIIANPNGTRNIACLSEKDLSEFHDLRAHLETVAVEQVAAGDKDMEGIFEVVNKIRMLDEGASQSDIQKLDSDFHGSITRASGNKAVIGAWTNIEQVMCEVAWPDLPGAVNTNVEHFKKRHLDLFMTLMQGPETAVAAYEAHLASSRDKALNNYGNFVRHTRQQVGR
- a CDS encoding GntR family transcriptional regulator; the encoded protein is MRNGALSRSGSVQHILRALRRDIIRYRYKDGQQIRELELADKYDASRAAVRGALMVLEKEGLIVTHKNGTRTVSCLSRTDMDNYHDLRAYLETVAVEEVARGDKNMEGIFEVVNKIRMLDERNTHEEIQQLNSDFRGSIILASGNKAVIQAWSNIEDVMREVTWEDIPQAVRQEPEDFKKAHTGLFMALMQGPGEAVRLYKEHLESSRMKSLKNYYTFLSYVQRDEGVAQEL
- a CDS encoding P-II family nitrogen regulator, giving the protein MKLMVFILNKVEVLEDLLREFNTAGIHGATILTSTGMARALHGNDEESPLFGSLRALLDPGREENRTLLLVLRDEQVHAAVSVIQGVVGDLNKPDTGIVFTLPIDLVEGVRK